Proteins from a single region of Flavobacterium sp. YJ01:
- a CDS encoding carboxymuconolactone decarboxylase family protein yields the protein MKSRIVIPNVAPEAYQALMNLEKYISTTSLTPVHKELIKIRASQINGCAFCINMHTADARKHGISEQRIYLISAWREADVYTEEEKAILALTEQVTLIGNHVSDEVYQNAAQLFDEKYLAEIILAIITINSWNRLAITTGLRAV from the coding sequence ATGAAATCAAGAATTGTTATCCCGAATGTTGCCCCAGAAGCATATCAAGCTTTAATGAATTTAGAAAAATATATTTCTACCACTTCATTAACTCCTGTTCATAAAGAATTGATCAAAATCCGCGCTTCACAAATTAATGGTTGTGCATTTTGCATCAATATGCATACTGCAGATGCCAGAAAACATGGTATTTCTGAACAAAGAATCTACTTAATAAGCGCGTGGCGAGAAGCTGATGTATATACTGAAGAAGAAAAAGCAATATTAGCTTTGACCGAACAAGTTACCTTAATTGGAAATCATGTTTCTGATGAAGTTTATCAAAATGCAGCACAGTTATTTGACGAAAAATATCTTGCTGAAATCATTCTTGCTATTATTACAATTAACTCTTGGAATAGACTTGCAATAACAACCGGATTGAGAGCCGTATAA
- a CDS encoding endonuclease/exonuclease/phosphatase family protein: protein MKNVLSILFLLITFLSFAQTKVLSWNLQNFGKSKSAATLDYIAKKSSDYDIIAIQEVVAGDGGAQSVAKLAQILNEKGFNWDYKISDPTTSSSYKTERYAFIWKTSKVKLKNKPWLEKKYNLEIDREPYLATFEINKKSITLVNFHAITKSKQPETEIKYFKFFPAEYPDLNLIFLGDFNCPEKHTVFNPLKKMGFAPVLKNQKTTLKQKCKNNICLASEFDNIFYKISNLKVHNSGVLKFYEDFDSLQEARKISDHIPIWFEFSLN from the coding sequence ATGAAAAACGTTCTAAGCATTCTTTTTCTATTAATTACATTTTTATCTTTTGCACAAACCAAAGTTTTATCTTGGAATTTGCAAAATTTTGGTAAATCGAAATCTGCCGCTACTTTAGATTATATTGCTAAAAAATCCTCGGATTATGATATAATTGCAATACAAGAAGTTGTCGCTGGTGACGGCGGAGCTCAATCTGTTGCTAAACTTGCGCAAATATTAAATGAAAAAGGTTTTAACTGGGATTACAAAATTAGCGATCCTACTACAAGCAGCAGTTACAAGACTGAACGCTACGCCTTTATTTGGAAAACAAGTAAAGTCAAATTAAAAAACAAACCTTGGCTGGAAAAAAAATACAATTTAGAAATTGATCGAGAGCCTTATTTGGCAACCTTTGAGATCAATAAAAAGAGTATTACACTGGTCAATTTTCATGCTATTACGAAAAGCAAACAACCTGAAACTGAAATCAAATATTTTAAGTTTTTCCCTGCTGAATATCCAGATTTAAACTTAATTTTTTTAGGAGATTTTAATTGTCCTGAAAAACATACTGTTTTTAATCCGCTTAAAAAAATGGGTTTTGCACCTGTTTTGAAAAATCAAAAAACTACTTTAAAACAAAAATGCAAAAACAATATTTGTCTTGCATCTGAATTTGACAATATATTTTACAAAATTTCTAATCTAAAAGTTCATAATTCTGGCGTACTTAAATTTTACGAAGATTTTGATTCACTTCAGGAAGCTCGAAAAATCTCAGACCATATTCCAATCTGGTTCGAATTCTCTTTAAATTAA
- a CDS encoding response regulator transcription factor, which yields MNPAIKIALVDDEILFRKGISFLLQREENIDVLFESSNGEELITQLSNNEIKPDIIIMDLKMPVLNGVEATKIIRKSFPEIKIIALTSYDTKSFVANMIQVGAVAYLIKNTTPKDLVLTINEVAAKGFYYNDNVLKTIQETIVSPKNSRGGLETNFLSPREIEILQLICQQKTTAEIAEQLFLSPRTIEGHRNNLLLKTESRNIAGLVVYAIQNELADLTI from the coding sequence ATGAATCCCGCTATTAAAATTGCTCTAGTCGATGATGAAATTTTGTTTCGAAAAGGAATCTCTTTTTTACTGCAAAGAGAAGAAAATATAGATGTTCTCTTCGAATCTTCAAATGGTGAAGAACTTATTACTCAGCTTAGTAATAATGAAATAAAACCCGATATAATAATTATGGATTTGAAGATGCCTGTTTTAAATGGTGTCGAGGCCACAAAAATTATTAGAAAATCATTTCCAGAGATAAAGATTATTGCATTGACAAGTTATGATACGAAGTCATTTGTAGCCAATATGATTCAGGTTGGCGCTGTAGCGTATCTTATAAAAAATACTACTCCAAAAGATTTGGTGCTTACTATCAATGAAGTTGCTGCTAAAGGTTTTTATTATAACGATAATGTTCTAAAAACAATTCAGGAAACCATAGTTTCTCCAAAAAACTCAAGAGGCGGATTAGAAACTAACTTTCTTTCGCCTAGAGAAATTGAAATTCTTCAATTAATCTGCCAGCAGAAAACAACTGCTGAAATTGCAGAACAGCTTTTTTTAAGTCCTAGAACTATTGAAGGGCACAGAAATAATCTTCTGCTTAAAACAGAATCACGCAATATTGCTGGTTTAGTTGTCTATGCCATTCAAAATGAACTAGCCGATTTAACAATCTAA
- a CDS encoding response regulator, which translates to MFKKVLVAEDLDSISIAVVQVLEDLKVPVIHHVKYCDEGLLKIKKAALENEPYDLLITDLSFKQDHRKANLTCGDELIEAVNKVQPDLKKIVFSIEDKSYRIKSLFNDLGINAYVSKGRNSITELKNAIESTFNNEEKILSSDLSFSFNDKTLIEIESYDISILKLLSQGYILESISKEFKNLSITPNGTSSIEKRINKLKIYFKANNNVHLIAIAKDFGLV; encoded by the coding sequence ATGTTTAAGAAAGTTTTAGTTGCAGAAGATTTAGACAGTATAAGTATTGCAGTGGTACAAGTACTAGAAGACTTAAAAGTTCCAGTAATACACCATGTAAAATACTGCGACGAAGGTTTGCTCAAAATAAAGAAAGCAGCACTCGAAAATGAGCCTTACGATTTATTAATTACAGATTTATCATTCAAACAAGATCATAGAAAAGCTAATCTTACATGTGGAGATGAGCTTATTGAGGCTGTAAACAAAGTGCAACCTGATTTAAAAAAGATTGTTTTTTCTATCGAAGATAAAAGTTACCGCATTAAATCTCTATTTAATGATTTGGGTATTAATGCATATGTTTCTAAAGGAAGAAATAGCATTACAGAATTAAAGAATGCAATTGAATCAACATTTAATAATGAAGAAAAAATACTTTCTTCAGATTTATCTTTTTCATTTAATGATAAAACTTTAATTGAAATAGAATCTTATGACATTTCAATCTTGAAACTTTTGTCGCAAGGATATATTTTAGAAAGCATTTCAAAAGAATTCAAAAATTTATCAATTACCCCAAACGGAACAAGCAGTATCGAAAAAAGAATTAATAAGTTAAAAATATATTTCAAGGCCAATAATAATGTCCATTTAATTGCCATTGCGAAAGATTTTGGACTAGTATAA
- a CDS encoding asparagine synthetase B, translating to MNKSLFYIFILLITFNVRASFILLPMDETTQQNHLKAYGITYWCLSRDYKASWLLNYRGGSFLLPDAEEIRKECKIRGVSFEVISDSEQAEILNEISSPSQNMESVILEKAPKIAVYTPKGKQPWDDAVTLVLTYAEIPFTPIYDEEVLSDQLLMYDWLHLHHEDFTGQYGKFYAAYKNTPWYIDQKRDSEALASKLGYAKVSQEKGAVAKKIRDFVVGGGFMFAMCSATDSFDIALSADGVDICETMFDGDPSESNYQSKLNFNNSFAFKNFTLERRPEVYEFSDIDMTTKRRVAMEKDYFTLMEFSAKWDPIPSMLCQNHTQLVKGFMGQTTSFDTALIKSNVLIMGSCELNGESRYIHGEKGKGMFTFFGGHDPEDFQHQVGDPPTVLDLHPNSPGYRLILNNVLFPAARKKKLKT from the coding sequence ATGAATAAGAGTTTATTCTACATTTTTATACTTTTAATTACATTTAATGTTCGTGCATCGTTTATTTTACTTCCGATGGACGAAACAACACAACAGAACCACCTAAAAGCATATGGTATAACTTATTGGTGTTTAAGTCGTGATTATAAAGCGAGCTGGCTTTTAAATTATAGAGGAGGTTCTTTCTTGCTTCCTGATGCTGAAGAAATTAGAAAAGAATGTAAGATACGAGGTGTTAGTTTTGAGGTTATTTCTGATAGCGAACAAGCCGAAATTCTAAATGAAATTTCAAGCCCTTCGCAGAATATGGAATCGGTAATTTTAGAAAAAGCTCCTAAAATTGCTGTTTATACACCAAAAGGAAAACAGCCTTGGGACGATGCTGTAACTTTGGTTTTAACTTATGCTGAAATTCCATTTACCCCAATTTACGATGAAGAAGTTTTAAGCGACCAGTTACTTATGTACGATTGGCTGCATTTGCATCATGAAGATTTTACAGGACAATACGGAAAATTCTATGCAGCGTATAAAAATACACCTTGGTACATTGATCAAAAAAGAGATTCAGAAGCATTGGCTTCAAAATTGGGATATGCTAAAGTTTCTCAAGAAAAAGGAGCTGTAGCAAAAAAAATTAGAGATTTTGTAGTTGGCGGCGGTTTTATGTTTGCAATGTGTTCTGCGACAGATAGCTTTGATATAGCGCTTTCTGCTGATGGTGTTGACATCTGCGAAACAATGTTTGATGGAGATCCTAGTGAATCTAATTATCAGTCAAAATTGAATTTTAATAACTCTTTTGCATTTAAAAACTTTACATTAGAAAGAAGGCCAGAAGTCTATGAATTTTCTGATATCGATATGACGACTAAAAGACGTGTCGCGATGGAAAAAGATTATTTTACATTAATGGAATTTTCTGCAAAATGGGATCCAATTCCAAGTATGCTTTGCCAAAATCATACGCAATTGGTAAAAGGTTTTATGGGACAAACTACGTCATTTGATACGGCACTGATAAAATCTAATGTTCTGATTATGGGATCTTGCGAATTAAATGGTGAATCACGATATATTCATGGAGAAAAAGGAAAAGGAATGTTTACTTTTTTTGGAGGACATGATCCTGAAGATTTTCAGCACCAAGTTGGAGATCCGCCAACTGTTTTAGATTTACATCCAAATTCACCAGGTTATCGATTGATTTTGAATAATGTTTTATTTCCAGCAGCTAGAAAAAAGAAGCTTAAAACTTAG
- the rplT gene encoding 50S ribosomal protein L20, with the protein MPRSVNSVAKRARRKKIMKQAKGFFGRRKNVWTVAKNAVEKAMSYAYRDRKQNKRNFRSLWIQRINAGARLEGMSYSQFMGKVKANGIELNRKVLADLAMNHPEAFKAILNKVK; encoded by the coding sequence ATGCCAAGATCGGTAAATTCAGTTGCTAAAAGAGCAAGAAGAAAAAAAATAATGAAGCAAGCCAAAGGTTTCTTTGGAAGACGTAAAAACGTTTGGACAGTTGCTAAGAATGCAGTAGAGAAAGCGATGAGCTACGCTTACCGCGATAGAAAACAAAACAAAAGAAATTTCCGTTCATTATGGATTCAACGTATTAACGCTGGAGCTAGATTAGAAGGAATGTCTTATTCTCAATTCATGGGGAAAGTTAAAGCTAACGGAATCGAATTGAACCGTAAAGTTCTTGCAGATTTAGCTATGAACCACCCAGAAGCTTTCAAAGCTATTCTTAATAAAGTAAAATAA
- a CDS encoding tetratricopeptide repeat-containing sensor histidine kinase, whose amino-acid sequence MIPKRIPFSFYLLVTFLVLFSCQKKKNISEIKTTNKTEITRLIAIADTLFYKNKFDSAFYYYNEATTICSPSKDAENYISSLNQMAIIQETHGDYAGSEATITKALPYTKLVKNQLHSWNLYTTLGLNYSNTFDYKNALLYHQKALKLNVKPWKKLASKNNIAVTLIQSKKFTEALNLLLPLENKEEVIKDQEFYGALLDNIGRCYQHMDNYEIALDYMTRGLEVRKKLKSPFGMGESYIHLAELHELKNPSLAKKYMILSYKEFNKINHTEGRLSTLKMIIKNSSGTELKTNSDIYINLIDSTFEITQKAKNQFARIKYDSKREKEENLRLKTYKAENELKLERQKNRNIISYIIIVISLCLILILYYYLTSKANREKIEAEYNSETRISKKLHDELANDIYHTMAFAENRNLSITENKEQLLNNLDAIYSRTRDISKESCTIITDQNYIPSLKEMISGFSTLNINLILNGLDSISWDKVNKHKKITIYRVLQELLVNMRKYSEASVVGISFKQTEKNILVNYTDNGKGINTEKIIFKNGLYNVEHRIHKIKGSIDITSNPNEGFKVFIKLPI is encoded by the coding sequence ATGATACCAAAAAGAATACCATTTTCCTTTTACCTACTAGTCACATTTTTAGTACTTTTCTCTTGTCAGAAGAAGAAAAATATTTCAGAAATAAAGACTACCAACAAAACTGAAATTACTAGACTCATAGCTATTGCAGATACTTTATTCTATAAAAATAAATTTGACAGTGCTTTTTACTACTATAATGAAGCTACAACTATATGTTCGCCTTCAAAAGATGCTGAAAATTATATAAGTTCTCTAAACCAAATGGCTATTATCCAAGAAACGCATGGAGATTATGCCGGAAGTGAAGCCACGATTACCAAAGCACTTCCCTACACCAAATTGGTCAAAAACCAACTGCATAGTTGGAATCTATATACTACATTAGGACTTAATTACTCAAATACATTTGATTATAAAAATGCTCTTTTATACCATCAAAAAGCATTGAAATTAAATGTAAAACCATGGAAAAAATTAGCTTCAAAAAATAATATTGCTGTTACATTAATTCAAAGTAAAAAATTTACAGAAGCGCTAAATCTATTACTTCCGTTAGAAAATAAAGAAGAAGTTATTAAGGATCAAGAATTTTATGGTGCTTTATTGGATAACATTGGAAGGTGTTATCAACATATGGATAACTACGAAATCGCTTTGGATTATATGACGAGAGGTCTAGAGGTTAGAAAAAAACTAAAAAGTCCTTTTGGAATGGGAGAAAGTTATATTCATCTTGCAGAATTGCATGAACTCAAAAATCCTTCTCTTGCAAAAAAATATATGATTTTGAGTTATAAAGAATTCAACAAAATAAATCATACTGAAGGACGATTATCTACTTTAAAAATGATAATTAAAAATAGTTCTGGCACCGAACTTAAAACGAACTCCGATATTTACATCAACTTGATTGATAGTACATTTGAAATTACTCAAAAAGCTAAAAATCAATTCGCTAGAATAAAATACGATTCTAAACGAGAAAAAGAGGAAAATCTAAGATTAAAAACTTATAAAGCCGAGAATGAATTAAAACTTGAAAGACAAAAAAACAGAAATATCATTTCTTACATTATTATTGTTATTAGTCTATGCTTGATTTTAATTTTATATTATTATTTGACTTCTAAAGCAAACCGAGAAAAAATAGAAGCTGAGTATAATAGCGAAACTAGAATTTCTAAAAAATTGCACGACGAATTAGCGAACGACATTTATCACACAATGGCTTTTGCTGAAAACAGAAATTTGTCAATTACCGAAAACAAAGAACAATTATTAAATAATTTGGATGCAATTTACTCTCGAACTAGAGATATTTCGAAAGAAAGCTGTACAATTATAACAGATCAAAATTATATTCCTTCTTTAAAAGAAATGATTTCTGGTTTCAGTACACTAAACATTAATTTAATTTTAAACGGACTTGACAGCATTTCGTGGGACAAAGTAAATAAACATAAAAAGATTACTATTTACAGAGTTTTACAAGAACTGCTAGTTAACATGCGCAAATACAGCGAAGCTTCAGTGGTTGGAATTAGTTTTAAACAAACCGAAAAAAACATTTTAGTTAATTATACTGATAACGGAAAAGGTATTAATACCGAAAAAATTATATTTAAAAATGGTCTTTATAATGTAGAACATCGAATTCATAAAATAAAAGGATCGATAGATATTACTTCTAATCCAAATGAAGGATTTAAAGTATTTATCAAACTTCCTATATAA
- a CDS encoding tetratricopeptide repeat-containing sensor histidine kinase has translation MYDYDNALIYHQKALETAISQFRKAQIKCDIAFIYLQQKKYSKAINLLEELAKKKTEDKTDSLNTEYQHAFVLYDLGLCYLRTDKPKEALDNLTKSLNINLKANDESFVVGNYHSLYLYYKKYNNPKLKKFYAQKGYFAASKAKSYELNALAELIEAEEDKNLKKYINLYIKLTDSIIISKRKAKNQFATKIYDSQKDKEENLHLKKEKAENELQLARHKNRSKILYIVIFVSLFALFFLIFHIRLKVKREKNEIIFKSEIRISNKLQEELSKNVYQTFLFAKNNDLENADNKEKLISNLNEIYTKTRNISKENSKILTDEKYLSSLKEMISEYQTRDVNILLNGFDNISWDTINKNKKIVLFRILQELLLNMKTHNTANLVSITLKSQHKNLDLVYIDNGNGIKNSNTPLKKGLQNIENRIKSVNGQIDIHSLDNSFKVFIKLPM, from the coding sequence ATGTACGATTATGACAATGCTTTAATATATCATCAAAAGGCATTAGAAACGGCTATCTCTCAATTTAGAAAAGCACAAATAAAATGCGATATCGCGTTTATTTATCTGCAACAAAAAAAATACTCAAAGGCAATAAATCTGCTAGAAGAGCTAGCGAAGAAAAAAACAGAAGACAAAACCGATTCTTTAAACACTGAGTATCAACACGCATTTGTATTATACGATCTAGGACTTTGCTACCTGAGAACTGACAAACCCAAAGAAGCTTTAGATAATCTCACTAAAAGCTTAAATATAAATCTGAAGGCGAATGATGAATCTTTTGTTGTCGGTAATTATCATTCCCTTTATTTGTACTATAAAAAATACAACAATCCTAAACTCAAAAAGTTTTATGCACAGAAAGGATATTTTGCGGCAAGCAAAGCAAAGTCATACGAATTAAATGCTCTAGCAGAATTAATAGAAGCGGAAGAAGACAAAAACTTAAAAAAATATATAAATCTTTACATCAAACTTACCGACAGCATAATTATAAGTAAGAGAAAAGCAAAAAATCAATTTGCGACTAAAATATATGATTCGCAAAAAGATAAAGAAGAAAATCTACATCTAAAAAAAGAAAAAGCAGAAAACGAATTACAATTAGCAAGACATAAAAACAGAAGTAAAATTTTGTATATCGTCATTTTTGTCAGCTTATTTGCGTTGTTTTTTCTGATTTTTCATATCCGCTTAAAAGTTAAAAGAGAGAAAAACGAGATTATTTTTAAAAGTGAAATTCGAATTTCAAATAAACTACAAGAGGAACTTTCAAAAAATGTTTATCAAACTTTTCTTTTTGCAAAAAATAATGATTTGGAAAATGCAGATAATAAAGAAAAATTGATTTCAAACCTTAATGAGATCTATACAAAGACAAGAAATATTTCTAAAGAAAACAGCAAAATTTTGACAGATGAAAAATATCTTTCTTCTTTAAAAGAGATGATTTCAGAATACCAAACACGCGATGTAAATATTTTACTTAATGGTTTTGATAATATTTCTTGGGATACTATAAATAAGAATAAAAAAATAGTTCTATTTAGAATTTTACAGGAACTTTTGCTGAATATGAAAACTCATAATACTGCAAATTTGGTGAGTATCACTCTAAAATCTCAACATAAAAATTTAGATCTTGTTTATATTGATAATGGAAATGGGATAAAAAATAGCAATACACCTTTAAAAAAAGGCTTACAAAATATAGAAAATCGAATTAAATCAGTCAACGGACAAATAGATATTCACTCTTTAGACAACAGTTTCAAAGTTTTTATTAAACTACCGATGTAA
- a CDS encoding Crp/Fnr family transcriptional regulator, with translation MHNEILNHIQKFIHLEPSEIDLLESCLSTSQIKKKDHVLQEGQVCNTMYFIIKGCMRQYIINSRGTEQTLQFGVENWWITDYLSYHNHTPSHFYIQAVETTEVIAIEKSVLESILIQIPSLEKYFRIVAQKAFGAAQMRIKFLFTMSAEERYNHFKNQQPDFVQRVPQYMLASYLDFSAEFMSKIRAGKV, from the coding sequence ATGCATAACGAAATTCTTAATCATATTCAAAAATTCATTCATCTTGAACCTTCAGAAATTGATTTGTTGGAATCTTGCTTAAGCACTTCACAAATAAAAAAGAAAGATCATGTTTTACAAGAAGGTCAAGTCTGCAATACAATGTATTTTATCATAAAAGGATGCATGCGGCAATACATTATTAATTCGAGAGGAACAGAACAAACTCTTCAATTTGGTGTAGAAAATTGGTGGATAACCGATTATTTAAGTTATCACAACCATACTCCTTCTCATTTCTATATTCAAGCCGTCGAGACAACTGAGGTAATTGCTATAGAAAAATCGGTTTTAGAATCCATATTAATTCAAATTCCAAGTCTAGAAAAATATTTTAGAATTGTTGCTCAAAAAGCATTTGGCGCTGCTCAAATGAGAATTAAGTTTTTGTTTACAATGTCGGCTGAAGAACGATACAACCATTTTAAAAACCAACAGCCCGACTTTGTACAACGTGTTCCGCAATATATGCTTGCCTCTTATTTGGATTTTTCTGCAGAATTTATGAGCAAAATAAGAGCCGGAAAAGTCTAA
- a CDS encoding tetratricopeptide repeat-containing sensor histidine kinase: MKISLIIKISLLSILLFITSCEKKKEKSAIKIDNTAEIKRLTAIADADFDKNEYGKAYKNYQKIIQLSDPEKNRIDYVDALVSIALIQQFEGNYLKSEITATKILPHLKYLKKPRFAWETYKIFADNYLATKDYDNALIYAKKAYALNASPRREANALANIANVYMHQGKHKKAIEIYKKITTSGYYGDKKKAKTLESFELMDYGIMISNIGISSFELRDPKTIDYFNEALKIRLETNDRQKLPDSYSNLSDYYYDKNPRLAKKYAETAYKLACDVNTYSQKRYAMLCLIQTSTGNDLKKYCNLYIKFTDSIAKTKLIEKNQFANIRYNFKKDRDENLELKKQKAENELQLERQKSRSYILYFIIFLSVFGLVFIVFHITAKGKREKNHVAFRSELRISQKLHTELTNEVFKLFSKIQNSDIETSGNKEEILNGLDHIYVKTRKISKENSVILTDENYLPGLKEMISDYANSNLNIIINGINSISWSKIDRIKKITVFRIIQELFENVKKNNNASLVSISFKKDQKNIQIIYIGNSTEIKEESINLKKRLQNVENRIKTIKGTLNFESNQESGFKISFTFPL; encoded by the coding sequence ATGAAAATTTCACTTATTATTAAAATTTCACTTCTTTCTATACTCCTTTTTATCACATCTTGTGAAAAGAAGAAGGAAAAAAGTGCCATAAAAATTGATAATACAGCCGAAATAAAAAGGTTAACAGCCATCGCAGATGCTGATTTTGATAAAAATGAATATGGAAAAGCTTATAAAAACTACCAAAAAATAATACAGCTTTCTGATCCAGAAAAAAACAGAATCGATTATGTCGATGCATTAGTTTCAATCGCACTTATTCAACAATTTGAAGGTAATTATCTTAAAAGCGAAATCACAGCTACAAAAATATTACCTCACCTAAAATATTTAAAAAAACCAAGATTTGCTTGGGAGACTTATAAAATATTCGCAGACAATTATTTAGCAACAAAAGATTATGATAACGCTTTAATTTATGCAAAAAAAGCATACGCACTAAACGCAAGCCCAAGAAGAGAAGCAAATGCATTGGCTAATATAGCGAATGTTTATATGCATCAGGGGAAACACAAAAAAGCGATTGAAATTTATAAAAAGATAACAACCAGTGGCTATTATGGCGATAAAAAGAAAGCAAAAACTTTAGAAAGTTTTGAATTAATGGATTATGGTATAATGATAAGCAATATCGGTATTTCTAGTTTTGAATTGCGTGATCCAAAAACTATAGATTATTTCAACGAAGCGTTAAAAATTAGACTTGAAACAAATGATCGACAAAAATTACCCGACAGTTATTCCAATCTCTCTGACTATTATTATGACAAAAATCCACGCTTAGCTAAAAAATACGCAGAAACAGCATATAAACTTGCCTGTGATGTAAATACTTATAGCCAAAAAAGATACGCCATGCTGTGCTTAATACAAACAAGCACCGGAAATGATCTAAAAAAATACTGTAATCTTTACATCAAATTTACAGATAGTATTGCTAAAACAAAATTAATAGAAAAGAATCAATTTGCTAATATAAGATACAATTTCAAAAAAGACAGAGACGAAAATTTAGAACTCAAAAAGCAAAAAGCTGAAAATGAATTACAATTAGAAAGACAAAAAAGCAGGAGTTACATATTATACTTTATCATATTTCTAAGCGTTTTTGGTTTAGTTTTTATAGTTTTTCATATCACTGCAAAAGGAAAAAGAGAAAAAAATCATGTTGCTTTTAGGAGTGAATTGCGAATTTCTCAAAAACTCCATACCGAATTAACCAATGAGGTTTTTAAATTGTTTTCTAAAATTCAAAATTCCGACATCGAAACATCAGGAAACAAAGAAGAAATATTAAATGGTTTAGATCATATTTATGTCAAAACTCGAAAGATTTCTAAAGAAAATAGTGTTATCCTAACCGATGAAAATTATTTACCGGGCTTAAAAGAAATGATTTCTGATTATGCGAATAGTAATTTAAACATCATTATAAATGGTATAAACAGCATTTCGTGGTCAAAAATAGATAGAATTAAAAAAATTACAGTTTTTAGAATCATTCAAGAATTGTTTGAAAACGTTAAAAAGAACAATAATGCCTCTTTAGTAAGTATTAGTTTTAAAAAAGATCAAAAAAATATTCAGATAATCTACATTGGCAACAGCACAGAAATCAAGGAAGAATCTATCAATTTAAAAAAAAGACTACAAAATGTGGAAAACCGTATTAAAACAATTAAAGGAACTCTTAATTTTGAATCAAATCAAGAGAGTGGTTTTAAAATAAGTTTCACATTCCCATTATAA